ACTTTCAAAGGAATGAATGATATCTACTATTCATCACTTTATTTTCATACagatcaaattttcaaataaaccaCCTTGTATTATTGACTTTTTACAGTGACTTTTAGAAGTACAAACTACTTTTTTCTGACTTTATAACCAACTTTTCAAATGCaattattttgatttaaatatctaCCCTTCTAAAAAAACCCAACGTCATAAAACCAGCCAAATTTGAAGTATAACAGTAAAAAACAATTATGTCATAAAAAGTAACCACTTTTTAGTTTTTTCCAACAACATGATTTTcaaaatttacttattttcacTACATCACAAAATCTAAAATCTCTTTAATCAGGGCGTACAAGATTTCTGAAACTGAAAGCAACCAAAACCCCAACCATGTAGCAAAAATGATGGTTtacaattttcttttttttttttaaaccaaaaatttCGGTTACAATATACAACACCGTTTTTAATACTTTAGATATATACTAcattctaaaacaagtttaataaACAATTTTTGTAACTTTTTCAGTGGTATAAAATTGCAAAGACATCAATCTTCAACCAAGTATCTATTTCTTCTAGCTCCAAAAGCCAAtctctacaaaaaaaaaagagtaacCCATGTTATAACGTGTCCGTATTCGGGTCGGGTTATATTTCCATATACGGATCAACCCGACCCGATCCGAATAGAGAAAGTGTTAGTTTGTTGCTTACAGTAAAAATTTGGGAGTAAGCTTTTAATCCGGTAAGAAAACGAATGTAAGTTGGCCTTGTTGATCCACTCATTGGTATTGATCTAATATTCGGGACAAGATACTTGGCAACCTACACAGTAATTTTCTTAAACATCATCTAtccagattaaaaaaaaaaaacatatttagcCTTGTAGCAGTAAATTGGTAAAACCAATATTTTCGTTTACAAAATATTTACCTCATCTGCTGGTTCTgctaaaacatttataaaaaactTCGCCTGCAACaacataaattttaatttttatgaaaaggaataatataaaatagGAAAGTAAAATAAATTCAGCTAAACACAAATCAAACCTGCTTTGTGTTGGCACCTGACATTAGAAGATCCGTTGTAACCATTCCTGGCTGCAAATCAAAAAttcaatatacatatacatatatatacgtatatgtatatgtatatgtatacatatagatatacgtatacatatacgtatatgtgagagaagtgtaACATACCGATAAGTTATGGACAACAACATTGCTTACTTCTTGCATACGTAATTCCGCCTTGAGGAATAATTAAAGAAAGTGTATGATGTCAGAATGATAACAGATATCCAAACAAAAGTTACAAGGGTAAAAAAGTAATAAACCTGTAATGATTTTGTCAAATGTACGACACTACGTTTAGTTGCTCCATATGCAGCAAATCTAGGTGTTGGTCTTCCATCAGAACCTGCTCCATCAATATTGAATATATGTCCTCCTCTTGCTTGATTAAGCATCATTTTCATTGCCTAAAATATATAGAAAAACATATGATCCATGGTGGtttgagtttttttattttttattttttattttatataagttTTTTTACCTCCCGGCAACAAATCATTAAACCAAGTGTGTTTGTCGTGACAACTTCACTGATGATTGAAAATCGGAATTATTTATTTATCGAATAAAAAAAAAGTGATAATTGAAATAATGTTGAAAGAAAGAAGAAAGCTCACTCACATAAGATCCTCATCTGAAGCCTCTGCTAGAGGTTTATAGCTATATGCATTTGATCCCGCATTATTAATCTGCATTTGTTTAAAATGGTGTAAGAAAAGCAACATAATATATATAGTATGGTAATATTTAAGGTTAAATGCAAGGAATAAAAATGGCGATAAAAGTCCAAAGTACCCATATATCTATGTATTGGAGGTTTTCTTGTGCATATTTTACTAGATTTTTCACATCATTTCCATCACGAACATCACATTTTGTACCCTGCAaatacaaaaatacaataaaactaGAGATATTGTATGtactatgtaatgtaacacaTTAAAAAACTCAAACATTAATACAAAAGGAAATGATGGACAAAAGTATCTCTAGGTAGTAGGTACCCACACGTGCTGGACCCCACATTCTGTCCTTAAGGTTTGAAGAGCAGATTCTACCCTTTCAGCTGCATAAATTTGTTAGTTAATAAATACAATACATCATTTTCCATTCAAATACAACACTTATTCATgtaaacaagaagaagaatgcaACATTATAATTTGTTTACTTTTCAACCAACTACGACCAATTTGCCCTTTAGGTCATGAAAGTTCTAATTGTGCTCTTTATTACTTGTCTATGTGGCATACACCTGTCATCCTATGTGGCTAAGTTGACAAGTCAATTTTTTATGAATCGGAAAATGTTATGCattcaaaaaaaatgaaatgtATAATCACTCTAATATTTCATATTTGAACAAGCTTGTACTTACCAGACCTTGAGCATATTAAGACATTATCACCTGCTTTCAGAAACTCTTTAGCTAAGGCATAACCTATTCCTGAAAAACAGTATTTAAATCAGCAAGAAAACTACAATTTTCAAATAAACAATAACTCATCTTTATATACCAATCATCACCCTCATATTTTTTCCTTTAATTTCCATTTTCTCAAATGTTTTTTAAATATCATTTATCTAGACAACAGTTAATAAGATTAAAACAGACCTATGAGTGGATATCTACAAAATCTTTCTAGTAAGTTCAGTGATTTTCTGTACAAATTTTGACTTTTCATCAGTGCTGCTGCATTAAGTCAGTCAATATCTCATGAGGTATGATAATGACACCAGTGATCTTCATATTTCATAGGCCACTAGGAATAGATTATATAAGCATCACTAATGACTAATGACTAATGACTAATGACTAATGAACATGAAGTGGTAGAACCACCTTGAATGATCCATAGAAAAACTAGCTTAGACAAATTTAAGTTGCTTCCACTTTTGTTTATCAATAATAGTACACATTTACATCACAAAGTCACACCCTTTCAGGATCACATATTCGTTTGTAGTTGGGTACCAAAGTCTATGAACAAAGTAATCGAAACAATTTCCATTATTGTTTACAATACAAAACAATAAAGACTCCTAAATGCACATTTTAGGATATCCCATTTCATAATTTTGGAAAAATTTGCATCAAATCAATGAACAAAGTATAGAAATGGATAAGAAATCTCTGCAATTCACATCTGAAAACCTAGCCGACTAAAATAATTTATTTCCAGAGGGTAAACAATAGGAACAGAGAGAACGAAACTTGAACCTTTAGTGGAACCCGTGATTAAGATATTGTAAGGAGGAACCATCGGCTGAGATTTTCCAGGGGACGAGGAGCACACCGAAGGTTTTGAGATGAAGGGTTTTTCGCAGGGTAGAGTAGTGGAAAAAACGAATTTTCTGGCGAGGGGTAGGCGGAGATGGTGGTggggaagagaagaaagaattgGACGACAGCTTAGTGATGGTGGAGGGGAGAGGGAGCAGTTGAAGTTGAAGATGGAAGAAGTAGCAGTTGCAGTAATCGCCATTTGAGAATGTGGAAGACACCTTCTGAGAATCTGAGCTCCGGTGTTGTTTCGGTGGTGGTCGAAGGTCGATAACAAGATAAAAACCAGCCCCCTTCCTCAGTACCAAGAAAAAAGAATGTAGTAACGATTTTACGTTTTCTTAATAAGACTCTTGTTAACTTCACAACAATTTTTAATCGAAAAAACCACTAAAAAATTAACATTTTATACACATTTTAATCCGTTAATCGTATTTTGCTCTTTTATTTTGTGTGTGTAAAAAAGTTATTGAccttattttttttcatattaataaGAATAGTAGTTTGTTTGCCTTTTATTACCTTTTAATAAGATACAACTTTGAATCTGGTTCTTTTAGACCGTTTGTTTATCTCTCACTAGATACATACTTACATGTTGCATAGACAATAACTATATATTTCAAATATTTACATATCTAtgctttttttaaatataaaaatagcGTTAACTTTGATAAAATAATTcttatactaagttgatataaaacattgattattttgaattatatgatacgATCGATATTTATCAAGACAATATAATCTCAATCGTCTCAATGTCATATACTTACAGGTTATTCATaaacaaaattaaatataatatataatttaatgctatttatagtttttgttctgattaatgatttttaaaaaatttagttgtttaacatttgaatttctattattgtaattatttaaaacatcaaatattgttttttaaggaaaataatataattttttttatataatattacttttaagtTTGTTGTTGTAAGTCATTATAAGCTATTTATTTGGAAAcacttaatgattataaaaatatttttagttaATTTGGGATTACAATTTAAGTTTTGCATTTTATAACTTTTggaaatttataaaataatatatggATTTTCTTTTAAGTTTAATTGACATTTCAAATTAAGTTAACCTTTTAACGTTATAGTTAAATTAATAATTCAAGTATTTTATGCAAATTATTTAAAAGTTGTGActataaaataacaattatttacatacaaaaacataggcctgacaatcgtgtcgtgttcgggttggtgtGTCGCatgttggcgggtcaaaatatgtcaacccaaacacgacccatttaaatatacaggtcacatgttggcgggtttggaacataaacccatatatgacccaccaacccatttatttatacgagttcacaagttggcgggttcgtgggtcagatttgggttcatGGGTCTGAATTTTAGATATTTAATTCTTAaacattcaaatgaaaactaaaaacattaatagaaacatgttacaaatttagccttataggttacgacttatgacattagaccatccaccacgagtcaTAATGTCGAAACATTTAAATGATCTATGAATAAATGATATATATTatgtaatacttattaaatattaatacttgatacataaatacatttaaaaataaaataatttttttattaacaatataaacgggttggcgggtcaacccgtttattttttgagaaacccatatatgacccgtttaataaacgggttggcgggttagcgggttggtgggttgaaaaactcaacccaaacccatttatttcgtgtcgtgtcgcgtgTCGTGTCGAAAATTGTCAGCCCTACAAAAACATATCCAAACTAATAAGTTAAATGTAGtatgttaaaaattaaatatattattttataagtagaagtaaaagatGATACTTTAATATTGATGTTTAATTAATTTAGGATTACAATGTAGGTGTTGCACTTATTTAACAATATTAACCAAATTTATTATCATTATTACAAAGaaaatgaaaagtcatgggagtttcaaatatatgtggtgaaatgaaaaatgcatcttttataatatagtataaaaGATATAGATAAacatagatatagatatagattttTACATCTGAAACTGAAATACATGTATGACCAAATAAGATGTGGGAAGGAGTCtgaactgaaaaaaaaaacacgctTACCCATCTTCTCCTTCTATTCACATACACACCTTCGCCTTGACCTTTTCTCTCCATCTTACACGcttgaaagtacaatgttgtaattgaAAGAAATGATAGAGAAGGGTACAATGATCATTTTTCTTATTCAACACAACAATTcagaggttccaaccaaacaaCATGTTCAAAGTCAGatcttagaaattcagacctcttaaaaattcaaaaatcttAAAAATTAAGATCCTATCAAACAGCCCCTCAGTCATTGTTACCGACTAGTCCATGTTTAGTTCTCAGTTTGCAcacatttagtttttttttttttttttttttttttttttttttttcaaaattagtaTTTGTTGTTTTTGTACATATTCAGTCCTTATGATGAATTTAATTAGGTTTTGATCATGTGACATCCTATACAGGACAATCATTAATGATGTGTTCTCATACGTGACTTATCTAGACAGTGAAATCATGCGTTATTGAATATGTATATATTTTACAACGAAAAACATTAatgactaaatgtatacaaactAAAAACTTAACAAATAGTCAATCGTAAGGACTGAATGTTTACAAAGCAACAAGTTAAATGATAAATTCTACGATAAAAACAATAATGACTAAATATGTTCACAATAAAAACTATATTATCCTTTTAGTTTGTTTTCCCTTTTTTCCATCTATTTTGTTTAGCTATATGTCATAGTCTAAGTCATTGAGATGCAAAGTAACATCTATTATATGTAGAATTTTTACATTGAGATGAAAGTTAAACGGACAACAATTTGTGCCGTTAACCttttttaataacatatttaagGAGTTGTTCAATAATTTAGACCAAATCAGAGACCCAATTGAGTAAAAAATAATATAGTTTTTAGTCTGTATATTTTTagtctttattattatttaataaaaattaaataagtaGAACTTTAAAGAAAATccaacttgatatctttggaatCTAAAAAAATTCACTATATTATATTTTCGttcattatatttattttatatcatgATTTTGTCTAAATTAATCTTGGTGACCATTTTATAAcattgtatttttattaaagtcaTAATATAGCAATGTAACTTGGTTCACACAATCTTTGATACAATATGATTTCAAAAAGAATTAGAATATAAAATGATTATTGCGATTACCCATATTTTTTTATTGGATAAGATTAGGGCGTTTGAgagttttttctttaattttgatgtGATCGTCTTTTTCTTTCAGAATTCTACATATCAACATTGCAACGACCAACTCTTTAAAATATTGATTTATAAAGTTAAATGGTTTTAATAAACAAAgatataaaataatgattttttaaaacattgtaaaatatgtttttgaaattttgattaaaaaaaatataacataTCACGTTGGGTTTTATGTAGTTTTCCCAGTAAAAATAAGACGGATTTGTGAATAAAATAAGATTATTATTCATCAGGTATTTGTTGTAAATGgaaataatttataaaataacaTGTTTTTAGGGGTTTAGTATATCCGTGGTAATTTTATTTGGAAATTGGGAAGATATGGTTTTAATTTCTAAAATCGTTTTATCAAACTTTGGTTTAATATGGCGACATCTAATCAATAATAAAATATGTAAGTTAAAGTCAACGGAACAATCGGCTACAtataaaaaatgttttgtcaattttaacaaatataatatgtaataaatAGTTTGGTAATTTTCTAAATGATTGGTTTTTTATTGatatattttgtaattattttaatatagttatatGAAATCACGACATTTATGGATGTTTCTAGAATATGAAATTGTTTTGAATGAATGATTTGGATGGATTTTTTCAAATTATTATGCAACGtaaaaatcaatgttttaaaatcgGTATTTTAtctataaattttatatattatttattttttagtatCTATCCTTATGAATAAAACAATAGTTTCTAAAGAAAAATGGATCTTTATAGCGTGTCATGTCAGCCAATGTCATTTGTCATCATAGAGCTTTCAAACAATTTTCGGATTCATTTAAAATCAATAACAACAAATTCATTATTCATTAAATGTAATTGATACCAATTATTATACGAATTTTCAACAAAGTCGGTATTCATTCAACAAATTATCATGTCGTTTCTAATAACAGAACTCAAATATTGATTGCATTACCGATTTTATAACTTTCAACTTTTATCATCCTTTTATTTTTTGGCTTATCGAAATCTTTTTAAAAATTACAATACTAGAAAATATCAGATTCAAATGGAAAGTATTCAATTATCTCATCAAATCAGGAAAAGAAAATCATGTTGTTATATTAGccgataataaataataaataagctATAATAACCATCTCAATAAATTGGAATCGATACCTATTTTGTTCCCTTCTTTCTTCAACGTACCAGACTCCAAAACTAAATTCGCTTTCTGCATCTGTGAGCTATCAGGTTCCATTCGGTTTTTGCATAGGCTTCAAGGTTCATTATCCATCAGGTActtattttttagttttaaacatccataatagcattatacttttaactgaaagttgtatttttgtgttttttaggCTTAGTTTTTGAGGTTTAAACATCCATGAAAGTCGGTTGTATTGTACTTTTAATAAAAGGTATTGTTAAGGGTTTTCCATGAGCAGGGGCATATTTGTCTTTTACACATTTTTTTGTATGtttcaaataatttaaataattgcTTCctgttttaattatttatatgaaTTGTCATTAATTTGTGTGCATTGAATCAACATATAATTTGTTTTATATCATTATGTATCTATCTGTTTGTGTAATCGTGTGTTggtatatataaacataaaaattTGATGCTATTGTACTCGGAAGGGCATAAAAGTATGTCTTTTTTTTTCTACTTGATATAGGTAAATGACAAAACTTTtgattaattttgtattttttttagttttacacATCCATAATAGCATTATAGTTTTAACTGAAAGttgtatttttgtgtttttgaggTTGAAACATCCATAAAAGTCTGTTGCATTGTATATTTTTAATTGCCAAAATTACCTAAAACAATTACGTTTGTATACTTTTTACTTAACTCATTTTCTACACTATTTACTTTCAGCATCATGTGTAACGTCCATGTTTCAAGACTAAGCATTAATATAATGATCTAATAGTTAAGGTCAACAAATGTAacttattttgaagtaataaagagggATTACTTAAatattatgtggattatgtgattttatatgcattatacttatttataagatataataaattaagaatgaaaacaagtgtcaaaaataaaataatagataaacccaatatctacgaaaaaagttgtagtggtcgtgacaaggattctggagatataaagaacgccgaaatccgagttataacgaataagttatgacatgtcgatgtttcgcgacaaaactagcacgacgctgtgtgacgtaaaaaatgagtttacgataaattgatttttagccttagcaatttaaactaaagtcaaagtatacgttaaaccgagagcgtgcataaaaataacatccaaatctgacttcgtatgagaaagttatgaattttttaagatttggcataacagtgtGCAACCCGGagtttgaattttagatcgaacaatttttagccgatacaacctaaacgagaatcgaagatcttgtcaataggagctcaacgataaaaagacagacgaaaacgaacgtcggatgacaaagatatgaatttttaacggactttttctatctcggcctgttaaaaatataactttaaaaataaagtcaaaattagtcgacggagtctaaacaaaagttgtagagtacatctccacctacgcgtggatataaagaacgtcaaaaacggatctCGTATATGAAAGTTAagaattttagaagtcgagaatggAATTTGCGAAGTGTAATGAAGTGGTGTGATCCGGACCCTCTCTTGCTCCCCACGGTCCTCGCCTTGGATGCTGACATGTGGTCTTCTTACGCCCAGTGTAACATTACGGAGTAACGAGGACGCCCTACGTACATCGAAGGTACGCACCGTAGTCTCCTATTGTGCGGTTCCGAAGTAGCCACGACGCACCATCCGAAGAACGACATGTGCCCTTTATGCGCAGCGTACCaccgagggtacgcccagcgtattgcGCAGCtccaaccctataaatagaggtgcgagGCTGCCATATTCTTCACATGAAAAACCCTTtctttcattctctctctctctctctctctctctctctctctaaacaacCCCAACCCCTAAAATCTTCCTAGTGCTAAAAGAAGGCCCCGGATCGCCTGAAAGCTCCGATAAAAAAAGTGCTTTTCGGCTCGGAAAGTTCTACCCCACAGAGTCCGGTTTCTAGCAAACCTCCcagtttcgtcgaaggaaatcatattgttaagaGCGAAGCGTTATCCAAGTTGGAATCACCACTTTATCAGGTGggtgcataattactttcatcttacacatagatatgaaatattttatataaattacgtgatatgtgtgtatattatctgtttacctgagatctatgctggataaacgatttaaacatttttttatgatttaaaatgtatatgtattttatatctacaaatatgttgggtaaaacatgttggattagtgtctaagtccataactataattggtatgtacttgacctgattcggcatggtccatttgggttgcatgtcacttctgtgccttgatgcacgagataggacGAGGATTGACGTTGGGTTTATCACCATGGGTTATTAGcgtttcgtgattaggaaggtgaaggcaaacggcccTCTCACGACACATAGtatcagcacggtgggggcttaacccaaccatgccgattatcacatcaaaactcctaatatttactggcattaaattttatttgaaatgaatggttgtttagtgttaaggtgtTCCCTACATAATTATCTTTGGTTGATGCGGTTTACCCCTTAGTTATCTCCACCGTTAAGGCTTAATTTAGCCTCCGGGGTTGtggttttagtaagtgtttgaatatgtTACTAACGAAGCTTCACTCAGCTTTActattgaataagaggtaagcgaaagagttgttaagtgggaacgtaccaATAACAATCGTTGGGTCTTGGACTGCTTCTccttgacccaaggtcaggaccatttcCGATCCTTCCGCTCCTTGATTGTTATCCTTGGGGCAATTACACCTGAAGTGACCGGTTCCTCCACACCCATATCAGGTGtgactggtctcatcattggtgttgttgttagggttgttgcgattgttgtcattttcatttggctgacgattctgacatggataagttctacagaatttggcggtgtgattctttcggttgcatttgttacaatgcatctcctggcaggctccattatgatggaatttgcactggttgcattttggaagccttccagcatatggtctcctgTTTGTTGGTATAATAGGGCTCATGgtcgcatgaacagcaacaacatactgcttccttgagaacccttgagtgtgttgtccctttctcttacttccagacctcagcttcctgctcttaagcttggggtttggagttccttgataggttgtcacttgttggttttcATGTTCGTTCCTTTGGCTGAAGTTGTCAATGCTGTTCCCGCCTCCATTggggttgtttgcattgatttgCGCCATCGCAGCGGTTACTGTTGCCGTTACAACAGCTTGGAATGTAGTAGAGTCCATCTGTAGGAGCGGTGTCTCGcgggtgcgcttgttattcttgcggggTGGCATTTTCCTGCTGCATGTTGATAAGccagatcgtaagtaatgatAGTCATTCCTCATTGTACTCTAGAAAttttgcatcttgttgtataattcttactgcttccatctacatccctatgatgtatttacgGTAGTAGGTAATCGCAGATTTGGCACGATCGTTACGTCTACCCTCAGAAGATATGGATTGTTttggtttcgagatccttaagtaccatcttagtacacgaaagagagtcatatcGGATAGTAGGGGGAAGTGGAAAAGGCTGATCCTAATTGTGGcgggaagtgtctggtggtggtgctgatggagtggatgcacctcggagacggGCTACTTGTTGCTCGGTATCTCGTAGTCGTACCTCTCAAACTAACTATCTCGCTCGGGAGTCTCCGTTTACTTCCTGTGTTTGTCTCTTGTCTCTCTCAATAGCCAACCACATTTGTTCTGTTTGATTTGGGGTGTCTTGAGCTTGGTTATCAATACCTCAGGTGCACCAGACCATGACTGGGAGGGCCCGGTCAACTAGTCCTCTATGGCTAATGGTCGGAGAGACCTCGGTTCCTACCCTAGTATGGTCGTATCCCCTGCTGGTGACTCTATCTCCAAATATCGTATGCCCAAGGGGGCATGGGACCACTGGGGCTCACACGATAAGTTGGTGCTCTCGCTTTACATGGGGGATTGATGACATTAGATTCTACATCCGAGTCATCATCACCATTGCCCTCtggctcttcctcttcgaggtccactaTTGACTCGACGGGTCCATCTGTGAGTTCTACTTCGTGTTCCCCCTCTAGGTCGAGCCACCCTGTTATTCCCTGACTAGGGAGGTAGgggtttcctggctaatgatactcgtctatagTATATTGCACGAAGGGGTATAAATACTAGAAAtaaatagcataccaattactcctatagtaattcaattttgtttaggtttggttctataagctctttggataattaaatggtaagtttttgattcattgcccatcacaattactcccgaacacatgttggtcgtattttgaatgaatgtagttgatcaggctacattcacccccaatacgcctacataactgcccgagtttaatagcgatgttcaaatcctccaaagacttttattgttCTTTttgtgttattattctaaaatgcacacaaaggtatgtattttaattattatgttcaaagttgtttagtcccattgtatttatagttgcatatcctgtatgattagatatgctagttcactataaacaatgctctgatagcaatctgtcacacccccgaaccagacggcggaaacggccgggggcttgtgcgtgacttca
The genomic region above belongs to Lactuca sativa cultivar Salinas chromosome 4, Lsat_Salinas_v11, whole genome shotgun sequence and contains:
- the LOC111914654 gene encoding chlorophyll(ide) b reductase NOL, chloroplastic produces the protein MAITATATSSIFNFNCSLSPPPSLSCRPILSSLPHHHLRLPLARKFVFSTTLPCEKPFISKPSVCSSSPGKSQPMVPPYNILITGSTKGIGYALAKEFLKAGDNVLICSRSAERVESALQTLRTECGVQHVWGTKCDVRDGNDVKNLVKYAQENLQYIDIWINNAGSNAYSYKPLAEASDEDLIEVVTTNTLGLMICCREAMKMMLNQARGGHIFNIDGAGSDGRPTPRFAAYGATKRSVVHLTKSLQAELRMQEVSNVVVHNLSPGMVTTDLLMSGANTKQAKFFINVLAEPADEVAKYLVPNIRSIPMSGSTRPTYIRFLTGLKAYSQIFTRLAFGARRNRYLVED